The Garra rufa chromosome 18, GarRuf1.0, whole genome shotgun sequence genome window below encodes:
- the rnf207b gene encoding RING finger protein 207 isoform X1: MSGEIFSPLDNLYDLDSANCHPLVCHLCQEQYEHPCLLDCYHTFCASCLRGRAVDSRLTCPLCGHPSVVKGINALPPEDRLLKFLVDSSADSEETVQCANCDLECKKQDVDAMYYCNTCCQPLCRDCRETTHKAKMFSCHEIVSLAKRTKEAHKKCALHEELFIMFSTEKKSMLCINCFRDMQVESRAHCIDIETAYVQGCEKLDQAVLAVKELQTSAREAIILLKAMIGEVRANVDEEESAICTLFNNMQERLAERKKILLKAARSQHEEKDRAFKEQLSHLAALLPTLQVHLVTCSAFLSSANKFEFLDMGYQLMERLKKIVKLPHRLRPAQSSKINTEYRSEFARCLEPLLLLGQRRSVSTTGSVALGLGNASGLMPSSLSVQCHSPAMSDMSLCSSVVHRPTSHRYISTKVLLAEGGETPFMEHCCNYENSYRTLQTEIQKLKDQVQEIHRDLTKHHSLTKPDTMNEILERSVQVDRQISSEYSSVEIMRAMFEEIWEETLQRVANEQEIYEAQLHDLLQLKQENSYLTTISRQIGPYIRSIEKVKERLEPRLKEPKELEDDRTEIMLKLYEDSTSTADTQLSNELSCNTEDNWTLNSLSEETNPKNKDYYRPNKQKNANDTANRKEIPM, translated from the exons ATGTCTGGAGAGATCTTTTCTCCTTTGGATAATCTTTATGACCTGGACAGTGCCAACTGCCATCCTCTGGTGTGCCACTTGTGCCAAGAACAGTATGAGCATCCATGTTTACTGGACTGTTACCACACGTTCTGTGCCAGCTGCCTGCGTGGAAGAGCCGTGGACAGCCGACTGACTTGCCCTCTCTGTGG ACATCCATCCGTTGTGAAAGGAATAAATGCACTCCCTCCAGAGGATCGACTCCTAAAGTTCTTGGTGGACAGTTCAGCAGACAGTGAAGAAACCGTGCAGTGTGCTAACTGTGATTTGGAGTGCAAGAAACAG GATGTGGATGCAATGTATTATTGCAACACTTGTTGCCAGCCACTGTGTCGAGACTGCAGGGAAACCACCCACAAAGCCAAGATGTTTTCCTGCCACGAGATTGTCTCCTTGGCAAAGCGCACCAAAGAAGCCCACAAAAAATGCG CCCTCCATGAGGAACTCTTCATCATGTTTTCTACAGAGAAAAAGTCCATGCTCTGCATCAACTGCTTCAGAGACATGCAAGT GGAGAGCAGAGCACACTGCATTGATATTGAGACAGCATATGTGCAAGGCTGTGAAAAATTGGACCAAGCCGTCTTA GCTGTTAAGGAGCTTCAGACGTCAGCGCGAGAAGCCATTATTCTGCTCAAAGCCATGATTGGAGAGGTCAGAGCCAATGTGGATGAAGAAGAGAGCGCCATCTGCACTTTGTTCAATAATATGCAG GAAAGACTAGCAGAAAGAAAAAAGATTCTACTCAAGGCAGCACgaag TCAGCATGAGGAGAAGGATAGAGCCTTTAAAGAGCAGTTATCTCATCTTGCAGCACTCCTGCCAACTCTCCAG GTTCATCTTGTTACATGTTCTGCCTTCCTAAGCTCTGCAAATAAGTTTGAGTTCTTGGACATGGGATAC CAATTAATGGAGAGACTAAAGAAGATTGTGAAACTACCACACAGGCTGAGACCAGCACAGAGCAGTAAG ATAAACACAGAGTATCGCTCTGAGTTTGCTCGATGTCTGGAACCACTCTTGCTGTTGGGGCAGCGGCGTTCAGTGTCCACTACAGGGAGTGTGGCTTTAGGTCTGGGAAACGCCAGTGGACT GATGCCATCATCTCTGTCAGTGCAGTGTCACTCTCCAGCCATGAGTGACATGTCACTGTGCTCCTCGGTGGTGCACAGGCCGACCTCACACCGTTACATCAGCACTAAGGTCCTGCTGGCGGAGGGTGGAGAGACTCCCTTTATGGAGCACTGCTGCAACTACGAAAACAGCTACAGG ACTTTACAGACAGAAATCCAGAAACTCAAAGACCAGGTGCAGGAGATTCACAGAGACCTGACTAAGCACCATTCACTCACCAAACCTGACACCATGAATGAGATTCTAGAGAGGTCTGTTCAGGTGGATAGACAGATTTCATCAGAGTACTCCTCGGTGGAGATCATGCGGGCCATGTTCGAGGAG ATCTGGGAGGAGACATTACAAAGGGTGGCAAATGAACAGGAGATTTATGAAG cACAACTTCATGACTTGCTTCAGTTAAAACAGGAGAACTCCTATTTGACCACTATCTCCAGACAAATAGGCCCTTACATTCGCTCTATAGAAAAAGTGAAAGAGCGTCTGGAGCCCAG GCTGAAGGAGCCTAAAGAACTCGAAGATGATCGTACAGAGATCATGCTGAAGCTGTACGAGGACAGCACGTCCACTGCCGACACACAGCTCAG TAATGAGCTGTCCtgtaacactgaggacaactggacTCTAAACAGCCTTTCAGAAGAGACCAATCCCAAGAACAAAGATTACTACAGGCCAAACAAGCAGAAGAACGCCAATGATACAGCCAATCGCAAAGAGATACCAATGTAA
- the rnf207b gene encoding RING finger protein 207 isoform X2 gives MLEHPSVVKGINALPPEDRLLKFLVDSSADSEETVQCANCDLECKKQDVDAMYYCNTCCQPLCRDCRETTHKAKMFSCHEIVSLAKRTKEAHKKCALHEELFIMFSTEKKSMLCINCFRDMQVESRAHCIDIETAYVQGCEKLDQAVLAVKELQTSAREAIILLKAMIGEVRANVDEEESAICTLFNNMQERLAERKKILLKAARSQHEEKDRAFKEQLSHLAALLPTLQVHLVTCSAFLSSANKFEFLDMGYQLMERLKKIVKLPHRLRPAQSSKINTEYRSEFARCLEPLLLLGQRRSVSTTGSVALGLGNASGLMPSSLSVQCHSPAMSDMSLCSSVVHRPTSHRYISTKVLLAEGGETPFMEHCCNYENSYRTLQTEIQKLKDQVQEIHRDLTKHHSLTKPDTMNEILERSVQVDRQISSEYSSVEIMRAMFEEIWEETLQRVANEQEIYEAQLHDLLQLKQENSYLTTISRQIGPYIRSIEKVKERLEPRLKEPKELEDDRTEIMLKLYEDSTSTADTQLSNELSCNTEDNWTLNSLSEETNPKNKDYYRPNKQKNANDTANRKEIPM, from the exons ATGTTAGA ACATCCATCCGTTGTGAAAGGAATAAATGCACTCCCTCCAGAGGATCGACTCCTAAAGTTCTTGGTGGACAGTTCAGCAGACAGTGAAGAAACCGTGCAGTGTGCTAACTGTGATTTGGAGTGCAAGAAACAG GATGTGGATGCAATGTATTATTGCAACACTTGTTGCCAGCCACTGTGTCGAGACTGCAGGGAAACCACCCACAAAGCCAAGATGTTTTCCTGCCACGAGATTGTCTCCTTGGCAAAGCGCACCAAAGAAGCCCACAAAAAATGCG CCCTCCATGAGGAACTCTTCATCATGTTTTCTACAGAGAAAAAGTCCATGCTCTGCATCAACTGCTTCAGAGACATGCAAGT GGAGAGCAGAGCACACTGCATTGATATTGAGACAGCATATGTGCAAGGCTGTGAAAAATTGGACCAAGCCGTCTTA GCTGTTAAGGAGCTTCAGACGTCAGCGCGAGAAGCCATTATTCTGCTCAAAGCCATGATTGGAGAGGTCAGAGCCAATGTGGATGAAGAAGAGAGCGCCATCTGCACTTTGTTCAATAATATGCAG GAAAGACTAGCAGAAAGAAAAAAGATTCTACTCAAGGCAGCACgaag TCAGCATGAGGAGAAGGATAGAGCCTTTAAAGAGCAGTTATCTCATCTTGCAGCACTCCTGCCAACTCTCCAG GTTCATCTTGTTACATGTTCTGCCTTCCTAAGCTCTGCAAATAAGTTTGAGTTCTTGGACATGGGATAC CAATTAATGGAGAGACTAAAGAAGATTGTGAAACTACCACACAGGCTGAGACCAGCACAGAGCAGTAAG ATAAACACAGAGTATCGCTCTGAGTTTGCTCGATGTCTGGAACCACTCTTGCTGTTGGGGCAGCGGCGTTCAGTGTCCACTACAGGGAGTGTGGCTTTAGGTCTGGGAAACGCCAGTGGACT GATGCCATCATCTCTGTCAGTGCAGTGTCACTCTCCAGCCATGAGTGACATGTCACTGTGCTCCTCGGTGGTGCACAGGCCGACCTCACACCGTTACATCAGCACTAAGGTCCTGCTGGCGGAGGGTGGAGAGACTCCCTTTATGGAGCACTGCTGCAACTACGAAAACAGCTACAGG ACTTTACAGACAGAAATCCAGAAACTCAAAGACCAGGTGCAGGAGATTCACAGAGACCTGACTAAGCACCATTCACTCACCAAACCTGACACCATGAATGAGATTCTAGAGAGGTCTGTTCAGGTGGATAGACAGATTTCATCAGAGTACTCCTCGGTGGAGATCATGCGGGCCATGTTCGAGGAG ATCTGGGAGGAGACATTACAAAGGGTGGCAAATGAACAGGAGATTTATGAAG cACAACTTCATGACTTGCTTCAGTTAAAACAGGAGAACTCCTATTTGACCACTATCTCCAGACAAATAGGCCCTTACATTCGCTCTATAGAAAAAGTGAAAGAGCGTCTGGAGCCCAG GCTGAAGGAGCCTAAAGAACTCGAAGATGATCGTACAGAGATCATGCTGAAGCTGTACGAGGACAGCACGTCCACTGCCGACACACAGCTCAG TAATGAGCTGTCCtgtaacactgaggacaactggacTCTAAACAGCCTTTCAGAAGAGACCAATCCCAAGAACAAAGATTACTACAGGCCAAACAAGCAGAAGAACGCCAATGATACAGCCAATCGCAAAGAGATACCAATGTAA
- the draxinb gene encoding draxin, translating to MAPLCWYFGSFVLLDLVTMILSTETGYNSAMEVFSDNVIIPPRPEASIHHHSHHRKHSGRKERMTAGQLRKRPHITVFHTQNEGPDLEGLSPVRLEMEPGDKRRAVAPKKKTSMGFESLISEQLNISPGAETLEKAMRRPTGRNMFGGHIIRTDDEESLASGKKRRVSFDQRFNKNSFGSPTEPVFPAATVGSFILPVTAAAGGEPSTKPTPSSKPQVGSYSGGDLTPTFNMAFFDWTDYEDMRPAHKKQFSKKRGSDKEATKSPSTELVTHTSDRSCKHHLDCLQGSCCNLREQVCELHNRGLNNKCYDSCMCEEGLRCYAKLHRHYRITRKKGQCVVPEGISLNRGMFIIV from the exons ATGGCGCCTTTATGTTGGTATTTCGGCTCATTTGTCCTCCTTGACTTGGTGACCATGATATTAAGCACCGAAACAGGCTACAATTCAGCCATGGAAGTCTTCAGCGACAATGTCATTATCCCGCCCAGGCCAGAGGCATCCATACATCACCACAGTCATCACAGAAAGCACAGTGGTCGCAAGGAGAGGATGACTGCTGGTCAGCTCAGAAAGAGGCCTCACATTACTGTGTTCCACACCCAAAATGAAGGGCCAGACCTGGAGGGCCTCAGTCCCGTCCGCTTAGAGATGGAACCAGGAGATAAAAGACGGGCAGTCGCTCCGAAAAAGAAGACCTCCATGGGGTTTGAGTCTTTAATTTCAGAGCAGCTGAATATCTCTCCTGGTGCTGAGACCCTAGAGAAGGCAATGAGACGTCCCACTGGTCGCAATATGTTTGGAGGGCACATTATTAGGACTGATGATGAAG AGTCTTTGGCATCAGGGAAGAAACGGAGGGTTTCTTTTGATCAAAGGTTCAATAAAAACTCCTTTGGGAGTCCCACAGAGCCAGTGTTTCCTGCAGCCACCGTTGGCTCCTTCATATTGCCCGTGACTGCAGCAGCCGGTGGGGAGCCCTCCACAAAGCCAACCCCCTCCAGTAAACCACAG GTCGGAAGTTATTCAGGCGGAGATTTGACTCCCACTTTCAACATGGCTTTCTTCGACTGGACTGATTATGAAGATATGAGGCCTGCACACAAAAAGCAATTTTCTAAGAAGCGAG GTTCTGACAAAGAGGCCACAAAAAGCCCCAGCACTGAACTTGTGACACATACATCAGACAGGAGCTGCAAACATCACCTAGATTGTCTACAAG GGTCTTGCTGCAATCTCAGAGAACAGGTATGTGAGCTTCACAACCGTGGCCTCAACAACAAGTGCTATGATAGCTGCATGTGCGAGGAAG GGCTTCGGTGCTATGCTAAATTACACAGGCATTACCGCATCACACGCAAAAAAGGACAATGTGTTGTTCCCGAGGGTATAAGCTTAAACCGTGGCATGTTCATTATTGTTTAA
- the LOC141291476 gene encoding transcription factor HES-5-like, with amino-acid sequence MRESRAEISSDPNRELNTRHTAMAPTITGSIISREQLPLTNKLRKPIVEKIRRERINSSIEKLKSLLGQEFLKQQPDSRQEKADILEMTLDFLRRQQRSQNPEACSTAAHDGRSRCVQEAVNFLTQCSVQTESHRRLLKHFLHMQPYTENNTHVPPQITSPATQSSSKEQTLALWRPW; translated from the exons ATGAGAGAGAGTCGAGCAGAGATCTCATCTGATCCTAACAGAGAACTGAACACAAGACACACAGCCATGGCACCTACAATCACTGGATCAATCATCAGCAGAGAACAACTTCCACTCACAAACAAG CTGAGAAAGCCAATAGTGGAGAAGATCCGCAGAGAACGAATCAACAGCAGCATTGAGAAGCTCAAGTCTCTTCTGGGACAAGAGTTCCTAAAGCAACAGCCCGACTCCAGACAAGAGAAAGCTGATATCCTGGAGATGACGCTCGATTTTTTGAGACGCCAGCAACGCTCCCAGAATCCCGAAGCCTGCTCAACTGCAGCTCATGATGGACGCTCTAGATGTGTGCAGGAGGCTGTTAACTTCTTAACTCAGTGTTCAGTGCAGACTGAGTCCCACAGAAGACTGCTGAAGCACTTCCTGCACATGCAGCCCTACACGGAGAACAACACACATGTGCCGCCTCAGATCACTTCACCAGCCACACAGAGCAGCAGCAAAGAGCAAACTCTGGCGCTCTGGAGACCCTGGTAG
- the icmt gene encoding protein-S-isoprenylcysteine O-methyltransferase has product MAGSKLVLEGRISIISFISGLAVIVIPLLVKFGSHIDWIFDYLTDVNGKIAIAAYLTVINGFLLIIYKGPLYKVAVRACFLGFAFGCGLTLSFADTTWTHFGWYMCSLSFFHYSEYLVTAIINPRSLSLDSFLLNHSVEYTLAAVSSWIEFTVEMLLIPEIKQLNWLCLVGLLMVLCGEGLRKAAMLTAGSNFNHIVQNEKAQSHVLVTTGVYALFRHPSYVGWFYWSIGTQIMLGNPICILGYTIASWRFFRERIEEEEISLIHFFGEDYVEYKKKVFTGLPFISGIRVNS; this is encoded by the exons atggcAGGCAGCAAGTTGGTGCTAGAAGGGAGGATAAGTATTATTAGCTTTATCTCAGGACTGGCGGTCATCGTAATACCTTTACTTGTAAAATTCGGCTCTCACATTGACTGGATATTCGATTACCTCACCGATGTGAACGGGAAAATAGCTATTGCGGCGTATCTCACAGTTATCAATGGCTTCCTGCTAATCATATACAAGGGACCTTTATACAAG GTGGCTGTTCGAGCTTGCTTTCTTGGATTTGCCTTTGGATGTGGTCTCACTTTAAGTTTTGCAGATACAACATGGACACACTTTGGCTG GTATATGTGTTCACTATCATTTTTTCACTACTCTGAGTACCTGGTTACTGCCATCATCAACCCGCGCAGTCTATCTCTAGACTCGTTCCTGCTCAACCATAGCGTTGAGTACACTTTAGCAGCTGTTTCCTCCTGGATAGAGTTCACTGTGGAAATGCTCCTTATTCCAG AGATAAAGCAGCTGAACTGGCTCTGTCTGGTGGGTCTGTTGATGGTTCTCTGTGGGGAGGGTCTGCGCAAAGCTGCCATGTTGACAGCGGGATCCAACTTTAACCACATAGTGCAGAATGAGAAGGCCCAGAGCCACGTGCTGGTCACCACTGGAGTTTACGCTCTCTTCAGACATCCTTCCTATGTGGGCTGGTTTTACTGGAGCATTGGCACTCAG ATAATGCTGGGCAACCCGATATGTATACTGGGATATACGATCGCCAGCTGGCGCTTCTTTCGAGAGCGCATTGAGGAAGAAGAGATCTCTCTCATCCATTTCTTTGGAGAGGACTACGTTGAGTACAAGAAGAAGGTCTTCACTGGCTTGCCCTTCATCTCAGGGATCAGGGTTAACTCCTAA